The following proteins are encoded in a genomic region of Oryza brachyantha chromosome 11, ObraRS2, whole genome shotgun sequence:
- the LOC102702613 gene encoding short-chain dehydrogenase reductase ATA1-like, with product MMMMMLRLAGEARRRTAKDVATGAAGGERWLSAAAAAKGRLEGKIAIITGGASGLGKATAHEFIREGAGAVIIADVNSGTGLRTAEELGPRAQFVRCDVADEGSVAAAVDGAVARHGRLDVMFNNAGVAGSLAGSTELATLDLSVLDAVMAVNVRGTLAGIKHASRVMCPAGAGSILCMASISGLMGGLGTYPYSVSKFAIAGVVKAAAAELSRHGVRVNCVSPFAVPTPMVVEQFSQMLHRRGGGAGAADEAQVAAVVRGLGELRGAACEAVDVARAAAYLASDDAKYVSGHNLVVDGGFTSYKYMNLPQK from the exons atgatgatgatgatgctccGGCTCGCCGGTGAAGCTAG gaggaggacggccaAGGATGTGGCCAccggagcggccggcggcgagcggtggctgtcggcggcggcggcggccaaagGGAG GCTGGAGGGGAAAATCGCAATAATCACCGGGGGAGCAAGCGGGCTGGGGAAGGCCACGGCCCACGAGTTCATCCGggagggcgccggcgccgtcatcATCGCCGACGTCAACTCCGGCACGGGCCTCAGGACGGCCGAGGAGCTCGGCCCGCGCGCGCAGTTCGTGCGGTgcgacgtcgccgacgagggcagcgtcgcggcggccgtggaCGGCGCCGTGGCGAGGCACGGGCGGCTGGACGTCATGTTCAACAACGCCGGCGTGGCGGGCTCGCTGGCCGGCTCGACGGAGCTGGCGACGCTGGACCTGTCCGTGCTCGACGCCGTGATGGCCGTGAACGTGCGCGGGACGCTCGCCGGGATCAAGCACGCGTCGCGGGTGATgtgccccgccggcgccggctccaTCCTCTGCATGGCGAGCATCAGCGGCCTCATGGGGGGCCTCGGCACGTACCCGTACTCGGTGTCCAagttcgccatcgccggcgtcgtcaaggccgccgccgccgagctgtCCCGCCACGGCGTCCGCGTCAACTGCGTCTCCCCCTTCGCCGTGCCGACGCCGATGGTGGTGGAGCAGTTCTCGCAGATGCtgcaccgccgcggcggcggcgccggcgccgccgacgaggcgcaggtggcggcggtggtcaGGGGGCTCGGCGAGCTGAGGGGCGCGGCGTGCGAGGCCGTGGACGTGGccagggcggcggcgtacCTCGCCTCCGACGACGCCAAGTACGTCTCCGGCCACAACCtggtggtggacggcggctTCACCAGCTACAAGTACATGAACCTGCCACAGAAATGA